TTATGTGTAATTTAACCTTTTTCAGAATTGTTTCCTCGTTTAATAGATAACCTTTTAATTATACGTAAAATCGATCGGGGTCAAATAAACCATTCGTGTTTCttaacaaaattatcaaaattaaattagacGCTGATTATTTATTTACTGATGACTTATTAATATGAAATGTCAAAGAATcgtctttttcttttcaaaagtcCTTACTATTGACACGTTAGATTTAGAACAACGTCATTTTCTTCAATCATAAAAAAGACTCATTACAGTGCAACACGGTTGTGCCGAACCtgattataatgaattgacgcttacagcgaagctACTTTTACTTCCACTGACTTTAGAACACGTTGTAAACTTTACGGATAATACGATTTTCTCCTATAACGAAGAGAAATCGCCCGTCCCTGGCACTTTGTTGTAAGCGTACATCTGACTCGGTTTTTTAGCTGTGATGAGAATGCTGATCTGTGTGCCTCTTTAGCTAGACTCTTCATTATGTCCTCTCTGATATGTTCTGtcttaaattaaatatacaacaaaattattttttgttggaATTAATTATAACAGGGAGGACAACACAACGTGGGCAAAAACCCAATTTTGACAGTAAGTCAACCTTCTAATCAACAGCCAGGCGTaaggattttttgaaaatggaaTCAAACAAAATGTCAAACGGAGCTTAATCATACTGTTATGTGAATTTCTTATAAGTTTAATATAATATTGCCTTCGTCTTTTTGGATTTAGATTTTACAAGATTATTCCTATAACATCGGTTTTCTATTGCTTATAAGATCATTTTTTTATGCAAAGAACAGGGATTAGAACTGCGCATGACAATCGAAGGgggaaaacagattttttttaaaaaaatagtaatgtttgctaaattttaagatatacgCAGAATTAGATTGAAGGCGTGTCTGTTTTGAAAAGACAAGACTCGACAGTTTATTTAATTGTAGTTATTTGGTGTCTGGAGTAGACAAAGATGATATTTGCCTGGATATAGATCACTCCacttttcactatatatttttctataccAAAAACTTGTGAACATTTTGTCCACGATACCATATCGAAAGTGAAAGGATAATTAAAGCATAATTTGTTGCTATTTATTTCAGTACTTCAGCAGTTGTTTCTATTTGGGACAAACacattatattttctattgataaaagtaaataagaatagaaaaaagggatttttaaaatgatgttaaatttcttgaagtaaattttaacacttttaagAATTACGAAGAAACTAATTTAATGTGTATGTTTCTGTTatagaaagaaaaaacattacATTAAACTTAAGAACACTTGTCCTGGACATCTAAGGCAGTTCGTGCGGCATACCTTTATAGGCTGTCGCTATGTTTATTACGTGACAGATAAGGTTATTTCCAGTTTTGTACGTATTTTCTATTCtttagtgtgtgtgtgtgtgtgtgtgtgtgtgtgtgtgtgtgtgtgtgtgtgtgtgtgtgtgtgtgtgtatttaacGATTACATGTAGTTTGGGGAATAAACTATTATAACCCACTCTGTCTTATCTGCCCACCTGTCCTGGCAATTGCGCACTATTTCTACAACGATGTCCCGAAAGGTCACGAATATCTTTTGTGTAGTAGGTACTGTATTTTTCACGTTTTTCATTTATTCCAATGGTATTAAACagagaacatttaattttaatgatagttgtttaatttattgttaaataaactaCAAAGATACAAGTTTTTTTCCTCTTCACATTATGAGATttgtaaatacatataaatgaGGCTTGTTTTATGGTCTGTTTTGCAAGATAATCACATCACTTATTGAATGATTCAATTTTAGGGTTGTTTGTCATTATCTCCAACCGGCCCGTAGAGAGTTTTGGAATACCTGGTAAGACTTTGGATATCCACGTACGTTAAGCGCAAAAATTCTCTCTTATACTAAAAGACTGAATATTTTAACGAGGAAAATGTCATATTTCAATCCAACAATTTGTTCTAATTAgtgtgtgtttttataaattatttccttttttgtggAAATAAAGAATACAAAGAAACAATGTTTCCCATTGTGGTGCCTCCATTTACAACCGGGACTTTTGCAATATAATAACCCTCGTAaaacttgaaattatttttttttctacacagACATTTCCAcatagataaaaaataaatcacagaGCCTGAATTAATGATATCATGTTTATTTATAGATGCACTGGGGATGTATCCAGCGATCCGCTCCATTATCGACACTGCCGAGTGTTATCGTAAGAACTTCGAACACtgtcttttataaaaaaaaaaaaaaaaaaaaaaaaaaaaaaagaaagaaaaaaaaaagaaagaatgtcgagattttttttaataatcatattttgtttcaattagATAAGTACCTTAAAGTCCAACAGAAAAAGAAGAACAATTGATAATCGTGACTGTATGGTTTGTGTGTGCTTTTTAATAATGCAAATTATTGTACACTCGGATTTGAACAAATACAAACTGAATTCCACTATTTAGTCCCTGTTCGTACTTTGAGGTAATCTAAAATTCATCTCAAACAATTGCAAGCAACAATATCGATAAcaaactatatttacatttactttctttccccctatcaaattgaattgatttatttgagtgatatttacgcataacacagaagacccaatcacccaATCTGGTGCGTATGGATACAGTCTTCCTttagtatttctcgaagaacatgACTGACTTCCCTCGCGACTTCAAGCCAgatcacgacctgatattatatttacgctgataaatatttcttggtgtaaacatattttaacagtaaaatgaattcaattgattaatttcttggTATAACAAaagtaaatttatcaaattacagaatgaaaaataaaattctcttcTAAGTTATCAAATCTGTGTGCACTATTTTTGCCAGCATGATTCGGCTGTTTaatggctcttccgttaattgcacattactcgttgaataaggcagagattttttgaaataaataatgtttccggaaagaaaataaatattaaaaaacgtaaatataagcattgaatcattatttttttaaaagatgtggTCTAATAACTGCAAcagtgtgtgcaaacaaattttcataacgctttattcaatttgtatgcacacaccgttgcagttatgagaccacatctttaaaaaataatgattcatcgCTTAAATGTGTGTAtgatttgattatatttttttttatatagaacttaaatgctttactttttaaattttttattgctaGTTAATTTTTGTTAAGGAACAAATCTTTGAATTGAGGTTGTTATGAACGCGTCAgattttgtatttatgttaataattcattaaagaaacctttttaattgtattaaaataattcatcaaCGGAAAATTGAATATACCTATCTTGAAATGGTTTTCACGTGTAAAATCAAGTCTAATTGCTTcgttagatttttaattttcagagaTATATAAACgatattttcaaagaaactgGGGAAATATCTAATAAGTATTCTTTAAGTACAaggtattgaaaaaaaataaatgcgaaggttgataaatttaaataccTATCATTAGCATTATAAGTTTACATAAAAAACAGAATGATACGGGTAGCTATGTcggtatttttttctaataatttcaTACACTATATTATGttgtatgttattttatttcattcaagaaaCAGAACTCACTACATACTAGTATGCAACTACAATACAGAGTTTTCtaagaataattttatttctcaGATACTGGAGGTATTTTGATGTATTGGGATCCACACGTCCCACAACATGCTCACGGTATGTTTATGGCCTTTTCGTAGCAATAACAACCCTATTTTGCTGATAATAATACCCTTTATCATCTGCATGTATGAATCTTATCTACCATAATTATAAATTGTCACCTAATGTTATAAATCTAACTCTCCGTGGGAAATCATTAGATTCCACTGATGATACATTGTACGTATTAACGGAAATGAGCTATATATACGAGGGATAATCAGAACGTTCGTGGTCTTGACgccataaacaaaaaataaataattagtaGATTGCAATTAATTTCATGTTACTAAATAATGTATCAGTGTGGAAAGTTTCAAGTCATAAGCTCATCAAAAAGCTTACTCATTTTTGTACATCAATATTAATTAAACGCAAATACAGCACTTCCGTTGACAACTGATTACGCTATTGTCAAAAGTGGTAAAATAAGGGTATTTCTCTTTGCACTCAACTATTTCTGctgtcttgaaaaaaaaaaagataaccatcaaaatactttaaaataaagaaccaAAAAGATCGAAACACTCCTTGTCATATTAAGTGACGCTATCTGAACCATTTTGTCTTTTATATGTCTTGAAAATGATGAGAGATTATGCAATGAATTAATTCGTCTGATTGCGTTGTTTGCGTTGTCAACGCTACATTTCTTTGTACGACTTATGAACATGCTATTTCTTTTGTCGTAAATAATTCATTCTCTAACTTCGTTGACAAGTTTTGCTCATCTGAGAAATATAGATATTGGAACACTTTTTACGATACACTGTCTTTGCGAAACTGATGAACATTAAGTCAAATCGAAGACAGATTTAAATAACATTGCAAAAACACTTTACATTGTCTAATTTTTGTCCATATATTTGTATACcgaatttcatttttgtaactTTGTTAACGAGGAATTTTATTACATcagttgacatttttttttattatctttcgTATTTTCAACCATTACAGggtgattttaattaattactacAACAATTGATATTGTAAAAGGTATATAACGTAAAATGTTTGGTTCTCATTATCTTATGAATTTCAGCGTTGCAGACGGTATACGAATACATTGTGGCACACCTGTATAGCCCCGTAGAGGGTTGTTGTCTCCAAGGTAAGTACTACATAAAGTCTGAGATGGAAGTCACGCCTTGACGGTTAATTGTCCATGAACTCTTCAGTTCTAAAGCCATTGCTGGTCATAAAACGAAATGATCGGTTAAAGTTCAGAGCTTCAAGAAGACTATATTGTGAAACCAATTAACCgtcatatttaatttcaaatcatttcaaTATAAGAACAAGAGTGTTACCACTATCCAGTGACACTGATGACAAAGcagatttttattaatttatcttCAATTCGTGTCGAGAAAAGACTCCAATTTTGACCTCAAAAGGCTAGTTGATTTCCATTCTCAGACAGTTGGTGATAAGAGGGAAAAGCCATGGCACTCAATACATAAACACGTTTTGAATTACATTAGGAAGCTTCTTTCTCAAACGAGTATTATATTTaggaataatttttgttttctttttctgtttttatgtatatttatttaggTAATTGCATGTATATTAGAATTTTCATCTTGTGTATAATTGAATAAAAGATAGATACACTCGTGTACTTATACGTGTACATAACTTATAAAAGTGTTTTACTTATGTCTTTAGGAGGCTATCCTAGTGATTTCACCGAAGCTTTCAGCAACGGAATGTGGATGGTTCCAAATGGTTAAAAGATTATAACAGCTTTCTTATCTTCACAAATTTGTTTAATGAAAGACAAAAAAGAGGAAATGTCAAATTTGTATGAATATAATTATCAGTTACAATCATCGATCATTTACATAACATGtgctacatattttttttatcttacataTAGTTAAAAGATTGGAAGAGAGAATTCGACATCTCAGTCATGGATGTAGGGAAATGTTAGCAGGATCAGTGGAATGTTAGTtccttattttaaattcaaattcatgAATCGTTGTATGCTCTTTACAACAGGATTTGcgcaataatttttatttgttttattcaccTATGcataaacaaacttaaaaagtaaaatcCAAATAAAGTTTAGGCAGCTCGCGGTTTTAATGCTTGCgagacaaaatattttcttttgtgttttataCGGATATGAAAGAAGCTAGtattacaaaaagaaaatacacGACACAActcgcgttagcgggttatctACTAGTaacttttttctgcaatgattgcaaCTTGACATTATTTTTACAAGGACAGCGTAACATAACGAGTGTTACATTCACTGTTTTTAGATGGCTTAAAATCTATTaagatgaaagaaaaatgttttttatgacGACATAaagcataaatatttttcttaagttcTTCATAAGTTCTATTTTTAATCTTTGCCAGCGATGAAGTGAAGAAAAAGAACAACTGATAGGTAGACGAACGAGTTTCTCTgcaaattttatatcatatttcaaggcaaaaaatatacaaaattatttGGATTTTGTAACTTAtggcaagatttttttttctgtgtaatGGTGGGATTGCCAGGGGAGAATACTTCGTGTCTACCGCCAAACGCAACTGAAAGCTACTGAAACTTTCCACACAAACAGTAAATACGAGTCACAAAAATCCATAcgaaattgataataatcaactgattttttttcttgtttaacgGTATTAGTCAGCGAATTTTATGATAACCACTCGCTtgtaaatgtaattaaatacatCCTGGTGTGGTGATTAAACACTATGAAAAAATGCAGCTTTAGATTAACTTGGCACATTTATACTGTAGTAAGAATTGCTATGACATTAACATAATAACAACACACTGATTGTCTTGGTTTGTGGTGTTAGTCTAAGGATTTTTTGATAGATAAAATGAAAGTAATGAAATACATCGTGGCGatgtattaaattaattaacacTATGGTTGAAACTGTAGACTAAATTAGCCCGGTGCAGATGATTTTGAGCAATGCGAGTCCATcaacttgtaaatattttgtttaacctAATATATTTCTCGATAAATCATGTTGAAATCACTGCTAGTACGCTCTACTAGTTGATATGGACAATAAATATTGCTATATTATTATGTTATGCAGCATGTTGGATTATGAGGCGCATTTTTCAATAATCAATAGGAATTTCATTGGTGTGTCCAAATTAAGCGTTCCAGAAAAATACGTCTTTTTGTTTCAGATTTACATGTTGTCCGTAAAGTGTCGCATCCAAAACCTACAACCACCACAACAACCACCAAACCGCCAccgacaacaacaaaaacaacaacaacaacaacaacaaccactACTACCCCACGTCCCACCCACGCTCCTACCGGTAATCactatttttaattatagaACTTTTATAATAGAGTTATATAATGAATGCTacttttaaataatgtaaactaAAGAGtctcttgatattttttttcaatacttttgTCATCGAAATGGCAGGCAGGGATCCgtagtaagttttttttttttactaaacatGTAGCTAATCGTTGAGGATGGGGATCCCTCAATTGTATTACCTATTTTCTGTGTGAATATGTTACTTGAAACAATATGTTGTTTGTATTTATGATTTAAGATGATAACGTTATTAGGAGAgttatgtgagagagagagcgagagagagagagagagagagagagagagagagagagagagagagaataattaTATTGTTCAAATAAAACCACAAATAATTAGGAATagctttgatttaaaattaactAACAGGTAATAGcataaatacattttgttgctGAATTTTCATATCGTCTAAAAAGGAAgttaagaataaaattatttttttaattggtacatgtaccttaaggaaggagtcttttctggttttcgacttgtcaaacgtaaatttgattaattgttcattaaatcaagatgaaaggaaattaaaatagtatatttttctttcttttttactatcatacaacttggcatagaaaaatgtaatcaatgtttagagtggagcaaggactatatttttggcgtaggaaaataccacatgttgcgcaattcagaattgctgcagattatatatatataatgagtctgttttagcattttaaaaacagtaacaataatgttggatttttttttactaatgtgaactaataatatgatacttgggttt
The nucleotide sequence above comes from Magallana gigas chromosome 2, xbMagGiga1.1, whole genome shotgun sequence. Encoded proteins:
- the LOC105343931 gene encoding uncharacterized protein, whose translation is MSRKVTNIFCVVGLFVIISNRPVESFGIPDALGMYPAIRSIIDTAECYHTGGILMYWDPHVPQHAHALQTVYEYIVAHLYSPVEGCCLQGGYPSDFTEAFSNGMWMVPNVKRLEERIRHLSHGCREMLAGSVEYLHVVRKVSHPKPTTTTTTTKPPPTTTKTTTTTTTTTTTPRPTHAPTGVGCPTCDPSLNCVWTNHCGATQVCLVRSYPNYPFSTHCAEKLDCKLMKQLATGGEIFCCEDEACVHSILGV